A window of Chitinophaga sp. MM2321 contains these coding sequences:
- a CDS encoding TonB-dependent receptor: protein MQLTPVFLLGLCLNVAANGLAQTMTFSGKDVPLEKVFTAVKQQTGYLVSYKVNQIRGTKPVTINAKEVPLEIFLQRVLKDQALEFTIEVNTIFIKRKEGESSVEASPLIPVPNLAFINIKIKGKVTNEKGEPLVGVTVAVKGTNRGTTTDGEGKFQLSIDSDRDAELEFSIIGYQLKTVKTANQTEFNITMVELVSKLNDVVVVAYGTQKKSSVTAAVSTLKGKDIASTPVSNLGNSLGGRVPGVILRQNNGEPGNDGSDIYIRGISSTGANQPLLIVDGIPRDFKQLDPNTIESFTVLKDAAAVAPYGVAAANGVILVTTKSGKSGAPSVTYNGYVGFQNPTVFPDYVSGYQYGVLQNAAAKNAGLPLPYSDFALQKLKDGSDPDAYPNPDVYKDIIKKNAILTNHNIEVSGGTDKVKYYGSFSHQIQQGMWPATNNKKYNLNLNLSAQVTNTTKITFGVNGRVQNANYPSITTGRLFELIGYTHTSNGPLYFSNGVPGTYITSSLLNSGYNKINTTALYSQLSIDQDLSFIPGLKARVTVAYDPTIVLNKLWRIPIHKGSVDTTKHPYVITDGIFEQTKASLNESTSLAHQLTYQGSLSYARVFGKSNVSALALFEAKDNSALSLAASRRNYNLSIDEISMGSSSAADMTTSGTSSKARQLGLVYRVTYDYSNKYLFEASGRYDGSYYFAPGHRFGFFPAFSVGWRLSEENFMKGISWVNNLKIRGSYGEVGALAGSAFQYLSTFGVYGPAYVIGGQAVQATLERNENNPNITWERAKKSDVGIEATLWGGWLTIEADYFHEKRSNMLVNPDVIVPAEYGIGLSQVNAGVMQNQGIDLSLSSSYNVSKDLQVSLSGNFTYAKNTLLKVFETATTYNNPNRRVTGKALGTQFGYHALGFFQVDDFKGTGELKEGIATQPWGAVQPGDIRYEDLNGDGKINDNDLTKIGDPIVPQILFGITPSVRYKAFSIDVLFQGAAKTNLYLDRQNAWAFHNGMSALVENMNYWTPENPNALNPRITSGPTTNNTQTSSFWMKSGGYVRVKSATLSYTIPTTISKKIGSQNARAYVSGQNVFTWTKLKNFDPESTSPYSNLYPQQKVVSVGVNITF, encoded by the coding sequence ATGCAACTCACCCCTGTTTTTTTACTAGGGCTTTGTTTAAATGTGGCCGCAAATGGCCTGGCACAAACCATGACTTTTTCCGGCAAAGACGTGCCACTGGAGAAAGTGTTTACTGCCGTTAAACAGCAAACCGGCTACCTCGTCAGCTATAAGGTCAACCAGATACGGGGGACAAAGCCGGTAACAATTAATGCAAAAGAAGTACCCCTCGAAATCTTCCTGCAACGGGTACTCAAGGATCAGGCACTCGAATTTACTATTGAGGTAAATACGATTTTTATCAAAAGAAAGGAAGGAGAATCTTCCGTGGAGGCAAGCCCGTTGATACCGGTACCCAACCTGGCGTTCATTAATATTAAGATCAAAGGGAAGGTAACGAATGAAAAAGGAGAACCCCTGGTAGGTGTAACCGTAGCCGTTAAAGGAACGAACCGGGGCACTACCACCGATGGGGAAGGAAAATTTCAACTGTCCATTGATAGTGACCGCGATGCCGAACTGGAATTTTCTATTATCGGGTATCAGTTAAAAACAGTTAAAACAGCCAACCAGACAGAGTTTAATATTACGATGGTGGAACTTGTTTCCAAGTTAAATGATGTGGTGGTAGTGGCCTATGGCACACAGAAAAAGTCCTCGGTAACTGCTGCTGTTTCTACCTTAAAAGGAAAAGACATCGCTTCCACCCCGGTTTCTAACCTGGGTAATAGCCTGGGAGGCCGGGTACCGGGCGTCATCCTCAGACAAAACAACGGTGAGCCGGGAAATGACGGATCGGACATTTATATAAGAGGGATCTCTTCTACCGGTGCCAATCAGCCATTGCTCATTGTGGATGGTATACCAAGAGATTTTAAGCAACTGGACCCCAATACCATTGAGTCATTTACGGTTTTAAAGGATGCTGCTGCGGTAGCGCCCTATGGCGTGGCTGCTGCTAACGGCGTAATCCTGGTAACCACTAAAAGCGGAAAATCAGGCGCACCTTCTGTAACCTATAATGGTTATGTAGGCTTTCAGAACCCAACGGTATTTCCTGATTATGTCAGCGGTTACCAATATGGTGTATTACAAAATGCTGCGGCCAAGAATGCCGGTCTGCCGCTGCCATATTCTGATTTTGCCCTGCAGAAGCTGAAGGATGGATCTGATCCTGACGCTTATCCCAACCCGGATGTGTACAAGGATATCATTAAGAAAAATGCCATCTTAACCAATCATAATATCGAAGTTTCCGGCGGTACCGACAAGGTGAAGTATTATGGTAGTTTCAGCCATCAGATACAGCAAGGAATGTGGCCGGCAACGAATAACAAAAAATATAATCTCAACCTTAATTTAAGCGCCCAGGTAACCAATACAACGAAAATAACCTTTGGCGTAAATGGTAGGGTACAGAATGCCAATTACCCGTCAATAACCACCGGGCGTCTTTTTGAATTAATAGGATATACCCATACATCGAACGGGCCTTTGTATTTCAGTAATGGCGTACCAGGTACCTACATCACTTCCAGTCTTTTAAACAGTGGATATAATAAAATAAATACAACCGCACTGTATTCACAATTATCTATCGACCAGGATTTATCTTTTATCCCCGGATTAAAAGCGAGGGTAACAGTAGCTTATGATCCTACGATTGTGCTGAATAAACTCTGGCGGATTCCTATTCATAAAGGAAGCGTAGATACCACGAAGCATCCTTATGTGATTACAGATGGCATCTTTGAACAAACCAAAGCATCCCTGAATGAGAGTACTTCGCTGGCGCATCAACTTACCTATCAAGGGTCTTTGAGCTATGCCAGGGTATTTGGGAAAAGCAATGTAAGCGCCCTGGCGCTGTTTGAAGCGAAAGATAATTCTGCGCTTAGTCTCGCTGCGTCCAGAAGGAATTATAACCTGAGTATTGACGAAATCAGTATGGGTAGTTCAAGTGCGGCTGATATGACTACTTCCGGCACCTCTTCCAAAGCAAGACAGCTGGGATTGGTATATCGTGTTACTTATGATTATTCCAATAAATATTTATTCGAAGCCAGCGGAAGATACGATGGTAGTTATTATTTCGCTCCGGGACACCGGTTTGGCTTTTTCCCGGCATTTTCTGTTGGCTGGCGTTTGTCAGAAGAAAATTTCATGAAGGGTATCAGCTGGGTCAACAACCTGAAGATCAGGGGATCTTATGGTGAAGTGGGCGCCCTTGCGGGATCTGCCTTCCAGTACCTGAGTACATTCGGCGTTTACGGTCCGGCCTATGTTATTGGCGGACAGGCAGTACAGGCAACATTGGAAAGAAATGAGAATAATCCAAACATCACCTGGGAAAGGGCCAAGAAAAGTGACGTGGGTATAGAAGCTACTTTGTGGGGTGGATGGTTAACGATAGAAGCGGATTATTTTCACGAGAAGAGATCCAACATGCTGGTTAACCCTGACGTCATTGTTCCTGCCGAGTATGGAATAGGACTCAGCCAGGTAAACGCAGGGGTGATGCAGAACCAGGGTATTGATCTCTCCCTCAGCTCTTCTTACAATGTCTCCAAGGATCTGCAGGTTTCACTCAGTGGAAACTTTACCTATGCGAAAAATACGCTGCTGAAAGTATTTGAAACGGCTACCACCTACAATAATCCAAACAGGAGAGTAACCGGTAAGGCGCTTGGAACACAATTTGGCTACCATGCTTTAGGTTTCTTCCAGGTAGATGATTTTAAAGGTACAGGTGAACTGAAAGAAGGAATTGCTACACAACCATGGGGCGCCGTACAACCGGGTGATATCCGGTACGAGGATTTAAACGGAGATGGAAAGATCAACGATAATGATCTTACAAAGATTGGAGATCCGATTGTACCGCAAATTCTTTTTGGTATCACTCCCTCTGTACGTTACAAGGCGTTTTCAATAGATGTATTATTTCAGGGTGCAGCAAAAACAAACCTTTACCTGGACAGGCAAAATGCCTGGGCATTTCATAATGGTATGTCGGCGCTCGTAGAAAATATGAACTACTGGACACCTGAGAATCCGAATGCATTGAATCCACGGATCACTTCCGGGCCAACCACCAACAATACACAGACATCTTCTTTCTGGATGAAAAGCGGCGGCTATGTGCGGGTGAAAAGTGCGACGCTTTCCTATACCATTCCTACGACTATCTCGAAGAAAATCGGTAGTCAGAATGCAAGGGCATATGTATCCGGACAGAATGTTTTTACCTGGACAAAGCTGAAGAATTTTGATCCGGAAAGCACTTCTCCGTATTCAAATCTTTATCCCCAGCAGAAAGTTGTTAGTGTAGGCGTTAATATCACCTTTTAA
- a CDS encoding RagB/SusD family nutrient uptake outer membrane protein, with the protein MMNNVIKNLHIKVASLLLLAVSVTSCNKFLEVAPKDQVAAATLFESTGNADLFLNNVYAQLQGPFTTYDPTENFSDNAMNGVGGTASRVLYATSVYTPSNAPSYWGLYNYIRAANVFIAQVNASTLDEAWKKQRLGEARFLRAYFYHILWTYYGGVPIITDVLSQKDGDEIFRERNTDEETFKFITDECAAIAEDLPLTAESGRATKGAALTLKGWCELFAASTLKNPSNDKTKWAKAAATNKQVMDLNKYTLFADYNTQFFEENNDNVETIFAKKYLGGTSLGGGREGLQGTWIVGGIQRAYGGVNPTQELVDDYEMANGLPITDPASGYNPQNPYVGREQRFYQSVIYDGAKWLGYEIVTRHGVGSKNETDLSNINESTNTGYCLLKGLNPKYAINGNNQQNSANFIIFRYAEVLLSYAEAQNEAVGPDPSVYEAIRLVRERSALPALPAGLNQVEMRTAIRHERRIELAFEEKRWFDLIRWKIAETNLNGNLHAILIENGVYTIIPAAEGKRIFYPEKNYVYPIPQSAIDKNKKLVQNPNY; encoded by the coding sequence ATGATGAACAACGTAATTAAAAACCTCCATATAAAGGTTGCATCACTGCTGTTATTGGCGGTAAGTGTAACTTCCTGTAATAAATTTTTAGAAGTAGCTCCAAAGGACCAGGTGGCAGCGGCTACACTTTTTGAAAGCACCGGTAATGCGGACCTGTTTTTGAATAATGTGTACGCCCAGTTGCAAGGCCCGTTTACCACGTATGATCCAACGGAGAATTTTTCAGATAATGCCATGAACGGCGTGGGTGGAACGGCCAGCAGGGTGCTGTATGCTACTTCCGTATATACACCCAGCAATGCGCCAAGTTACTGGGGATTATACAATTATATCAGGGCCGCCAATGTATTCATCGCGCAGGTGAATGCTTCCACACTGGATGAAGCCTGGAAAAAACAAAGATTGGGCGAGGCCCGTTTTCTAAGGGCTTACTTCTACCATATATTATGGACATATTATGGAGGCGTACCCATTATTACAGATGTGTTGAGTCAGAAAGATGGGGATGAAATATTCAGGGAGCGCAATACCGATGAAGAAACCTTCAAATTCATTACAGACGAATGTGCAGCTATCGCTGAAGATCTTCCCCTGACAGCAGAATCAGGAAGAGCTACAAAAGGCGCGGCACTCACGCTGAAAGGCTGGTGTGAACTTTTTGCAGCCAGTACATTGAAGAATCCATCCAATGATAAAACCAAATGGGCGAAAGCAGCAGCTACGAACAAACAGGTAATGGATCTCAATAAATATACTTTATTCGCGGATTATAATACCCAGTTTTTTGAAGAGAACAATGATAATGTGGAGACGATCTTTGCGAAGAAATATTTAGGAGGAACCTCACTCGGAGGAGGCCGGGAAGGCTTACAGGGAACGTGGATCGTGGGTGGTATACAGCGTGCATACGGCGGTGTTAACCCTACCCAGGAACTGGTGGATGACTATGAAATGGCGAATGGACTTCCTATCACCGATCCCGCTTCAGGCTATAATCCGCAAAATCCTTATGTAGGCAGAGAACAAAGGTTTTACCAGTCAGTTATTTACGATGGCGCAAAATGGCTGGGTTATGAAATAGTTACCCGTCATGGTGTCGGTAGTAAAAATGAAACGGATCTGAGTAATATTAACGAGTCTACCAATACAGGATATTGTTTGCTGAAAGGATTGAATCCGAAGTATGCTATCAATGGAAATAACCAACAGAACAGCGCCAACTTTATCATATTCAGGTATGCGGAAGTATTGCTGAGTTATGCGGAAGCACAGAACGAAGCCGTAGGTCCGGATCCTTCCGTGTATGAAGCGATAAGACTGGTACGGGAGCGTTCAGCATTGCCTGCATTACCAGCTGGTTTGAACCAGGTGGAGATGCGTACGGCCATACGCCACGAACGTAGAATAGAACTGGCCTTTGAAGAAAAACGCTGGTTCGATCTGATCAGGTGGAAGATTGCAGAAACAAACCTGAACGGTAACTTACATGCCATACTCATAGAAAATGGCGTGTATACAATTATACCCGCTGCGGAAGGAAAGCGGATATTTTATCCTGAGAAAAATTACGTGTATCCTATCCCTCAGTCGGCCATTGATAAGAACAAAAAATTAGTGCAGAACCCGAATTATTAA
- a CDS encoding neutral/alkaline non-lysosomal ceramidase N-terminal domain-containing protein: MKSIGVIDLNKVSFKQRADRWISFSLLLLGATFFVAPAASAQLRAAVVKVDITPSDSQYLLGYQERKSTGVLDKIYHRIVAIDDGTTQFFIVSSDLCLYSPSEYDKVAARLQKQYGINPLNIWWSTTHTHSAPEVGVTGLYGIYMGDRIKHEVDAAYTAMVEQKLVDGILEARKNLVPARLGVGWGFSQANINRRAIDVNGKASLGLNPDGPVDRRIGLLRLDKEDGSPLVLIANYAMHGTVMSGANLDISGDAPGIVAEYVEKKIGAPVLYINGAAGNLAPIYSTYPNWRAGHLSQFRVLLGDKILEANAKIKSGIDNLKMVTGALTVETPRKPGMDWSADLAKYSVTRAGVNMVKLPVRFLKINEEIAIWSAPIELFCEVSNEVRNRSPFSYTFYFGYTNGWFGYMPTASEWPHGGYEVETVSPFTDAAAKDLTESVVGYLHGDMKTNPSPVKSKRKK; this comes from the coding sequence ATGAAAAGTATCGGAGTTATTGATTTGAATAAAGTTTCTTTTAAACAGCGTGCAGACCGTTGGATTTCTTTTTCGCTTTTGCTGTTAGGTGCCACGTTTTTTGTTGCGCCGGCAGCCAGTGCGCAATTGCGTGCTGCGGTAGTGAAGGTAGATATTACACCTTCGGATTCGCAGTACCTGCTGGGCTACCAGGAGCGGAAGTCAACAGGCGTGCTGGACAAGATCTATCACCGCATTGTGGCAATAGATGATGGAACCACACAATTTTTTATTGTATCATCTGATCTCTGTCTGTATTCTCCTTCGGAATATGATAAGGTAGCTGCCAGGTTGCAGAAGCAATACGGCATCAATCCGTTGAATATATGGTGGTCAACCACGCATACGCATTCGGCGCCTGAAGTGGGGGTTACTGGTTTGTATGGCATCTATATGGGAGATCGTATCAAACACGAAGTAGACGCTGCTTATACGGCGATGGTGGAACAGAAATTAGTGGATGGCATCCTGGAAGCCCGTAAAAATCTCGTTCCTGCCCGTCTCGGTGTAGGCTGGGGTTTTTCACAGGCAAATATCAACCGCCGCGCAATTGATGTAAATGGTAAAGCCTCTCTGGGGCTCAATCCCGACGGACCAGTTGATCGCCGGATAGGATTGTTGCGATTGGATAAGGAAGATGGAAGCCCTTTGGTATTGATAGCTAATTATGCCATGCACGGAACCGTAATGAGCGGCGCTAATCTTGATATCAGCGGAGATGCGCCGGGAATCGTTGCGGAATATGTAGAGAAAAAAATAGGCGCACCGGTGCTGTATATCAATGGTGCTGCTGGTAACCTGGCACCTATTTACAGTACTTACCCGAATTGGAGAGCCGGACATTTAAGTCAGTTCAGGGTATTGTTGGGAGACAAAATTCTCGAAGCCAATGCAAAAATTAAATCAGGAATCGATAACCTGAAAATGGTAACAGGTGCGTTAACGGTAGAAACACCCAGGAAGCCGGGTATGGATTGGTCTGCGGATCTCGCGAAGTACAGCGTTACCAGGGCAGGTGTGAATATGGTGAAGCTACCCGTTCGTTTCCTGAAGATCAATGAAGAAATAGCCATATGGAGTGCGCCTATCGAGTTGTTTTGTGAAGTGTCTAATGAAGTGCGCAACCGCTCACCTTTTTCCTATACTTTTTATTTTGGGTATACCAATGGCTGGTTTGGTTATATGCCAACTGCATCTGAATGGCCGCACGGAGGATATGAAGTGGAAACGGTTTCACCGTTTACGGATGCTGCTGCAAAAGATCTGACAGAATCGGTTGTCGGATATTTACATGGAGACATGAAAACAAACCCATCTCCCGTAAAATCCAAACGAAAAAAATAG
- a CDS encoding PVC-type heme-binding CxxCH protein gives MSGCRNSTPAASSGGVKASEALATMQVADGFKIEMIAAEPLISSPVDMEIDEYGRMYVVEMHGYPLDKSGTGNIILLTDTNGDGVMDKRTVFKDNLMLPTGILRWKKGILVTDSPNILYLEDADNDGKAEVVDTVLTGFGLTNPQHNLNSPVYGLDNWIYAAHEGVVKTRDYMEEFGDEGTAIYYPADSNAVRLPQNAGGRSIRFRPDRTKLEMLSSRCQFGQTFDQWGHLFGCNNSNQGYQEVIANRYFERNPNLLVSDATQSMSDHLDAAEVFPTTTNPDRQLLTNVGVMTSACGLTDYMGDAFPAPFNQHVTFVAEPVSNLVHVDVLKDSGASFVASRIFPNKEFLTSTDAWSRPVNMYVGPDGALYVLDYYRRVIESPEWLSAEVVAAGGLYDGVEQGRIYRITPTNGATAAWMKGLKLGDAKSEELVAYLSNKNAWWRTNAQRLLVDRSDKSAIPALVAMTQNPSSDLGRLHALWTLEGMGELRPEQIIAALKDTVAGVRENAVKLAELHLDAAPELAKTLLSLQADPNHKVRLQLLLTLGFLNTPEAAQARNKLLFTDINDKWVQIAALSAGSSQTGSLLQVILNKYQQDVPAYASLVQRLTTMMGGSDSATVIHELIRKSTGTPSPKTEAWQSAIMKGLAQGMKNRKSPLTVAEPDQQLLIHTFFTSPSNDLRHASFQLLKSTGISDDLVKAAAIAQALTIAGDTKLPDEKRADAIDFISLGDATPHLSFLEKLIVPQEQPRVQLAALRTINTIPSTEGAQYLIRQWPVMTTEIREAAISVFLHNQERIALLIDAMEKNQILTSSVSFNTSVGLMQVRDEKLRERTRKLFTRNQEQAKTINKEYQAALEMKGDPLKGKEVYMQNCAICHQVKGGSGVSFGPDLGTIHNWKKEDILANILDPNLSILAGYDLWQIELNNGESVQGIIATETATAITVKSNGKMDRLINRQDVKSLKSLSISPMPQGLEKNIDKQAMADLLTFLRQN, from the coding sequence ATGTCCGGTTGCCGCAATAGCACGCCAGCTGCCTCCTCCGGAGGGGTGAAGGCGTCGGAGGCACTTGCAACCATGCAGGTGGCAGATGGATTTAAAATTGAAATGATTGCTGCCGAACCGCTGATCTCCTCTCCTGTAGACATGGAAATTGATGAGTATGGACGTATGTATGTAGTTGAAATGCACGGGTACCCGCTTGATAAAAGCGGCACCGGAAACATCATTCTGCTAACGGATACCAATGGCGATGGCGTCATGGATAAACGCACCGTATTTAAAGATAACCTCATGCTGCCGACAGGGATCTTACGCTGGAAAAAAGGTATACTGGTGACCGACTCGCCGAATATACTTTACCTCGAAGATGCTGACAATGATGGCAAGGCGGAAGTGGTGGATACGGTATTGACCGGCTTTGGTCTCACCAATCCACAGCATAACCTGAACAGCCCTGTATACGGATTGGATAACTGGATCTATGCTGCGCATGAAGGGGTGGTGAAAACCAGGGATTATATGGAAGAATTTGGGGACGAAGGAACAGCTATTTATTATCCGGCTGATTCTAATGCTGTCCGGCTGCCGCAAAATGCCGGTGGGCGGTCTATCCGTTTTCGTCCTGACCGTACCAAACTCGAAATGCTTTCCAGCCGTTGCCAGTTTGGTCAAACCTTTGATCAGTGGGGCCACCTGTTTGGTTGCAACAACTCCAACCAGGGTTACCAGGAAGTGATTGCAAACCGTTATTTTGAACGCAATCCCAACCTGTTGGTATCAGATGCCACCCAATCCATGTCCGATCACCTGGATGCTGCGGAAGTATTTCCGACAACAACAAATCCTGACCGCCAGTTGCTCACGAATGTAGGTGTAATGACTTCCGCCTGCGGACTTACAGACTACATGGGAGATGCTTTTCCGGCGCCCTTCAATCAACATGTCACTTTCGTTGCGGAACCCGTAAGTAACCTGGTCCACGTGGATGTGCTGAAAGACAGCGGTGCAAGTTTTGTAGCCAGCAGAATTTTTCCTAACAAAGAATTTCTTACTTCTACGGATGCGTGGTCACGGCCGGTAAATATGTATGTTGGACCGGACGGCGCATTGTACGTACTTGATTATTACAGACGGGTCATTGAATCTCCTGAGTGGTTGTCTGCGGAAGTAGTGGCCGCCGGCGGATTGTATGACGGCGTTGAACAGGGAAGGATATATCGCATTACACCCACAAACGGCGCTACAGCAGCCTGGATGAAGGGACTTAAACTGGGTGATGCGAAAAGCGAAGAACTGGTAGCCTATCTTTCCAACAAAAACGCCTGGTGGAGAACAAATGCACAGCGTTTATTAGTAGACCGCTCAGATAAATCGGCCATTCCTGCTCTTGTTGCTATGACGCAGAACCCCTCATCTGATCTGGGCCGCCTGCATGCATTGTGGACACTGGAAGGAATGGGAGAACTCAGACCGGAACAAATTATAGCTGCTTTAAAAGATACAGTAGCGGGAGTACGGGAAAATGCGGTGAAGCTCGCGGAACTGCACCTCGATGCAGCACCGGAATTAGCCAAAACATTATTGTCCTTACAGGCAGATCCCAACCATAAAGTGCGGCTTCAATTGCTGCTGACATTGGGATTCTTAAATACACCTGAAGCAGCGCAGGCCAGGAATAAACTATTATTTACCGATATAAATGATAAGTGGGTACAGATCGCGGCGCTATCTGCCGGTTCATCGCAAACAGGATCTTTGTTGCAGGTAATCCTTAACAAGTATCAGCAGGATGTTCCTGCGTATGCTTCATTGGTACAGCGATTGACCACCATGATGGGCGGTAGCGACAGTGCGACAGTTATTCATGAACTGATCCGGAAATCTACAGGAACGCCATCTCCTAAAACAGAAGCGTGGCAGTCCGCCATCATGAAAGGACTGGCCCAGGGAATGAAAAACAGGAAGTCACCGCTGACCGTTGCAGAACCCGATCAGCAACTGCTTATTCACACGTTTTTTACCAGTCCGTCAAATGACTTGCGGCACGCGTCTTTTCAACTGTTGAAATCAACCGGTATATCAGATGACCTGGTGAAAGCGGCGGCTATTGCCCAGGCGCTAACCATTGCAGGTGATACAAAGTTGCCCGATGAAAAAAGAGCGGATGCAATAGATTTTATATCCTTGGGAGATGCTACTCCGCATCTGTCATTTCTCGAAAAATTAATCGTTCCCCAGGAACAGCCACGGGTGCAGCTTGCAGCGTTACGAACCATCAACACCATTCCATCTACAGAAGGTGCGCAATACTTGATACGTCAATGGCCGGTGATGACTACTGAAATAAGAGAGGCTGCCATCAGCGTATTTCTGCACAACCAGGAAAGGATCGCACTGTTGATAGACGCAATGGAGAAAAACCAGATACTCACCAGCAGTGTGAGCTTTAACACCAGTGTAGGGCTGATGCAGGTGCGGGATGAAAAGCTGCGGGAGCGTACCAGGAAATTATTTACAAGAAACCAGGAACAGGCAAAAACAATCAACAAAGAATACCAGGCTGCGCTTGAAATGAAAGGAGATCCGTTAAAAGGTAAAGAAGTGTACATGCAGAACTGTGCTATTTGTCACCAGGTAAAAGGAGGATCAGGCGTGTCTTTCGGACCGGATCTTGGAACCATTCACAATTGGAAAAAAGAAGATATCCTGGCCAATATACTGGACCCGAACCTGTCCATATTAGCAGGCTATGACCTTTGGCAGATTGAGTTGAATAATGGCGAATCTGTTCAGGGAATTATTGCTACCGAAACAGCTACCGCTATCACCGTGAAAAGTAATGGAAAGATGGACCGGCTTATTAACCGGCAGGATGTTAAGTCATTAAAATCACTGAGCATTTCGCCTATGCCGCAGGGGCTGGAAAAAAATATTGATAAGCAGGCAATGGCAGACCTGTTGACTTTTTTAAGACAGAACTAA
- a CDS encoding neutral/alkaline non-lysosomal ceramidase N-terminal domain-containing protein — protein sequence MKMHAKLTAVPPTRHQPETGIFCRLMMMLVFLLATEGLSAETPGSKAPGVFRAAVVKVDITPDSPKMLLGYQARQSTGIHDRIYHRIIALDDGVNQFFLVSSDICVISPSEYDHVASLLQRQLGINPLNFWWSLTHTHSAPEVGVPGLPAVFMGERYKHDVDTAYTKEVEQKLINGIIEARKNLVAAKLGIGWGFSQANMNRRAIDVDGKASLGMNPDGPVDRRIGLMRIDKADGTPLVLISNYAIHGTVLGGTNLDISADVPGLVSEYVEEKTGVPLLFINGAAGNLAPIYSTYPSIQSSHLGEFRVLLGDKILDANKQITSTTAAVKLNTGSVTVETPRKEKLGWPDDMGKYTRTSQAGDHTILLPIRFLKINEDIAIWSAPVELFCEISNDIRDKSPFPYTFYFGYTNGWLGYLPSEDQFKHGGYEVETVSPFTPSIQKDLTESVVGYLFGEMKSTR from the coding sequence ATGAAAATGCACGCTAAATTAACAGCCGTTCCACCTACCAGGCATCAACCAGAAACGGGTATTTTTTGCAGACTGATGATGATGCTGGTTTTTCTACTGGCAACCGAAGGGCTGTCTGCGGAAACGCCTGGCAGCAAAGCCCCGGGCGTTTTCCGAGCCGCTGTGGTAAAAGTTGATATTACACCGGATAGTCCAAAAATGTTGTTGGGTTATCAGGCGAGGCAGTCCACTGGTATCCATGACCGCATCTATCACCGGATCATTGCGCTGGATGATGGTGTAAACCAGTTCTTTTTAGTGTCATCCGATATCTGTGTTATATCACCTTCAGAGTATGATCATGTGGCATCGCTGTTGCAGCGGCAGCTGGGCATCAACCCGTTGAATTTCTGGTGGTCGCTCACGCATACACACTCTGCGCCTGAAGTGGGCGTTCCGGGGTTGCCGGCTGTGTTTATGGGAGAACGTTACAAACATGATGTAGATACTGCATATACCAAAGAGGTGGAGCAAAAATTAATTAACGGGATTATTGAAGCCCGCAAAAATCTTGTTGCAGCAAAATTGGGCATTGGCTGGGGATTTTCGCAAGCTAACATGAATCGCCGTGCAATTGATGTAGATGGTAAAGCATCTTTGGGCATGAATCCGGATGGACCGGTAGATCGCCGCATCGGTTTAATGCGGATTGATAAAGCAGATGGTACGCCGTTGGTGCTGATTTCAAATTATGCGATACATGGAACGGTGTTGGGTGGCACAAACCTGGATATCAGCGCAGATGTACCGGGACTGGTGTCTGAATATGTAGAAGAAAAAACCGGTGTTCCGCTTCTTTTTATAAACGGTGCTGCCGGTAACCTGGCGCCTATATACAGTACATATCCCAGTATTCAGTCGAGTCACCTGGGAGAGTTCCGCGTGCTGCTGGGCGACAAGATCCTGGACGCAAACAAGCAGATTACTTCTACTACAGCTGCAGTGAAATTAAACACGGGTTCAGTGACGGTGGAAACACCCCGGAAAGAAAAGCTGGGCTGGCCGGATGATATGGGTAAATACACCCGTACTTCCCAGGCAGGTGATCATACCATCCTGTTACCCATACGGTTTTTGAAGATCAATGAAGATATCGCTATATGGAGTGCGCCGGTTGAATTATTTTGCGAGATCTCCAATGATATACGCGATAAGTCACCGTTTCCATATACCTTCTATTTCGGCTATACCAACGGGTGGTTGGGATATCTTCCCAGCGAGGACCAGTTCAAACATGGCGGCTATGAAGTAGAAACGGTCAGCCCGTTTACCCCGTCCATACAAAAAGATCTGACGGAATCAGTGGTCGGGTACCTGTTTGGTGAAATGAAATCGACCCGTTAA